A region from the Dinoroseobacter shibae DFL 12 = DSM 16493 genome encodes:
- a CDS encoding polysaccharide biosynthesis/export family protein, whose product MTFGKTAVLSRLARVALILVTTGALAACGLPRSGPVKNELFDASVSEAGNAFIVPVTDVVAQQTFSRPATGFSSSFLSAGTVSPDAIRPGDILGLTIWENVVEGLLARGGAAASVIEQVQVDSAGFIFVPYAGRIMAAGNTPEALRGIITRQLETQTPDPQVSVRRIAGDGATVTVVGNVNGQGVYTIERPTRTLSSMIARAGGVNAEFAEYDMILVRVIRGGEIGTIWLTDLYRDPSLDIALRGGDKIIIEQDPRSFIALGATRGQTRVNFDAQDLTALEALAQVGGLDPNLADPTGVFILRDESEDVARTVLGRPDLQGPQRVVYVLDLTQPNGFFTAEDFMIKDSDTVYVTEAPIARWNKTVSLLFGAVIQPAANIETLTAN is encoded by the coding sequence GGTCACCACCGGCGCCTTGGCAGCATGTGGCCTGCCCCGCAGTGGTCCGGTGAAGAACGAACTCTTCGACGCTTCGGTGTCCGAGGCTGGCAACGCCTTCATCGTTCCAGTGACCGACGTGGTGGCGCAACAGACCTTCTCTCGCCCGGCAACGGGCTTTTCCAGCAGTTTTCTGAGCGCAGGCACAGTGAGCCCGGACGCGATCCGGCCCGGTGACATTCTCGGTCTGACGATCTGGGAAAACGTGGTTGAGGGGCTACTTGCGCGTGGCGGCGCGGCCGCATCTGTGATCGAACAGGTGCAAGTCGACAGCGCCGGTTTCATCTTCGTGCCCTATGCTGGCCGGATCATGGCCGCCGGAAACACGCCCGAAGCCTTGCGTGGCATCATCACACGGCAACTGGAAACCCAAACGCCCGACCCGCAAGTCAGCGTCCGTCGGATTGCCGGGGACGGCGCGACGGTCACGGTCGTTGGCAACGTCAATGGGCAGGGCGTCTACACAATCGAACGACCGACACGAACCCTGTCTTCGATGATTGCCCGGGCCGGGGGTGTGAACGCGGAATTCGCCGAATACGACATGATCCTGGTCCGGGTCATCCGCGGAGGCGAAATCGGCACGATCTGGCTGACCGATCTCTACCGCGATCCGTCGCTGGATATCGCCCTGCGCGGCGGCGACAAGATCATCATCGAACAGGACCCGCGCAGCTTCATCGCACTGGGTGCGACCCGTGGCCAGACCCGCGTGAACTTCGATGCCCAGGACCTGACGGCCCTAGAGGCACTCGCCCAGGTCGGCGGTCTGGACCCGAATCTCGCGGACCCAACCGGAGTGTTCATCCTGCGCGACGAGAGCGAAGACGTCGCCCGCACGGTTCTGGGGCGGCCGGACCTGCAAGGTCCGCAGCGCGTCGTCTACGTGCTCGACCTGACACAACCGAACGGGTTCTTCACTGCGGAGGACTTCATGATCAAGGACAGTGACACGGTCTACGTCACCGAAGCGCCAATCGCGCGTTGGAACAAGACTGTCAGCCTGCTGTTCGGGGCCGTGATCCAGCCAGCAGCGAATATCGAAACCCTGACAGCCAACTGA